One Methanobrevibacter sp. V74 DNA window includes the following coding sequences:
- a CDS encoding Ni/Fe hydrogenase subunit alpha, whose amino-acid sequence MVKLTMEPVTRIEGHAKITVHLDDAGNVEETRLHVMEFRGFEKFLQGRPVEELARIVPRICGICDVQHHLAAAKAVDQIFGFDDNEILPAAYRMREIMNWGSYMHSHALHFYFLAAPDLIIPDGTRKTRNVFQVIKDMPEVALQAINIRRNGLEIVRKIGGRPIHPTSSTPGGISTELDADTQKELLERAKQNVELAQATLDLAIPIFEEKIDLVSSLGYFGDTRHCGLVKPDGTWDVYNGNVRFRDKDGSDMFEYKNEEYVDHVAEHVKPYSWLKFPYLKELGYPEGIYRVAPLSRINVCDQMPKEAPLAQEAFKQFHKDFGYAQAPLLFNYARIIEILASAECAAAALEEDLSGQKFPDELERTEGKGVGIVEAPRGTLIHHYESDDNGLTSYANIVVATIQNNPAMEMGIHQVAKDYIKPGMEVDDSIFNLMEMVIRAYDPCLSCATHSMDSQMRLAEVDIVDSEGNLIKKF is encoded by the coding sequence ATGGTTAAACTTACTATGGAGCCTGTCACTCGTATTGAAGGACACGCAAAAATTACTGTGCATCTTGACGATGCAGGAAATGTTGAGGAAACAAGATTACATGTTATGGAATTCAGAGGATTCGAAAAATTTTTACAAGGTCGTCCTGTTGAAGAATTAGCAAGAATCGTACCAAGAATCTGTGGTATCTGTGATGTACAACATCATTTAGCAGCTGCAAAAGCAGTTGACCAAATTTTCGGCTTCGATGATAATGAAATCTTACCTGCTGCATACAGAATGAGAGAAATTATGAACTGGGGTTCATACATGCACTCTCACGCACTTCATTTCTACTTCTTAGCTGCACCAGATTTAATTATTCCTGACGGAACTAGAAAAACTAGAAATGTTTTCCAAGTAATTAAAGACATGCCAGAAGTTGCACTTCAAGCAATTAATATCAGAAGAAACGGTTTAGAAATAGTTAGAAAAATAGGAGGCCGTCCTATTCACCCTACATCTTCCACTCCTGGTGGTATTTCTACCGAATTAGATGCTGATACTCAAAAAGAATTACTCGAAAGAGCAAAACAAAACGTGGAATTAGCACAAGCTACTTTAGATTTAGCTATTCCAATTTTCGAAGAAAAAATTGACTTAGTTTCTTCATTAGGTTACTTTGGCGACACTAGACACTGTGGTCTCGTAAAACCTGATGGAACTTGGGACGTATATAATGGTAACGTTAGATTCAGAGATAAAGATGGCAGTGACATGTTCGAATACAAAAATGAAGAATATGTTGACCATGTTGCTGAACATGTAAAACCTTACTCATGGTTAAAGTTCCCATACCTTAAAGAATTGGGATACCCAGAAGGTATTTACAGAGTAGCACCTTTATCCAGAATTAATGTTTGTGATCAAATGCCTAAAGAAGCACCTCTTGCACAAGAAGCTTTCAAACAATTCCATAAAGACTTTGGATATGCTCAAGCACCATTATTATTCAACTATGCTAGGATTATCGAAATTTTAGCATCTGCTGAATGTGCTGCTGCTGCATTAGAAGAAGACTTATCTGGTCAAAAATTCCCAGATGAATTAGAAAGAACTGAAGGTAAAGGTGTAGGTATTGTAGAAGCACCTCGTGGTACTTTGATCCATCATTACGAATCTGATGATAATGGTTTAACCTCTTATGCTAATATTGTAGTAGCTACAATCCAAAACAACCCTGCTATGGAAATGGGTATTCATCAAGTTGCTAAAGACTATATCAAACCTGGTATGGAAGTTGATGATAGTATCTTTAACTTAATGGAAATGGTTATCAGAGCTTACGACCCATGTTTATCATGTGCTACCCACTCAATGGATAGTCAAATGAGATTAGCTGAAGTAGATATTGTAGACAGTGAAGGAAACCTCATTAAAAAATTCTAA
- a CDS encoding F420-nonreducing hydrogenase — MADKVKIGTMWFGGCSGCHLSIADFHESLIDIMEFADFEFSPVLMDTKYDEVPELDIIIVEGGVRNDENRELAEMLNEKAKMVIAYGTCSCYGGIPGLGNLWTVEELEEEAYINSVSTVNPEGIIPNEDVPHLESRVRPISESMDIDLMIPGCPPRSDVVAEAILTLLRGETIELPSTNLCEVCPREKPPAGLAMDFIKRQFELGAPEPDLCLITQGLVCMGPATVSLCGAECPAIGIQCRGCYGPTAKVLDQGAKMISAIASDYGVQEDKTVDPETVADQLDDIVGTFYTYTLPAALVPMKMQKGGE; from the coding sequence ATGGCAGATAAAGTAAAAATAGGAACTATGTGGTTTGGCGGATGTTCCGGTTGCCACTTATCCATTGCGGATTTCCATGAATCCTTAATTGATATTATGGAATTTGCGGATTTCGAATTTTCCCCTGTACTCATGGATACTAAATATGATGAAGTGCCAGAGTTGGATATTATTATCGTAGAAGGTGGAGTAAGAAACGATGAAAACAGAGAATTAGCTGAAATGTTAAATGAAAAAGCTAAAATGGTAATTGCTTACGGAACTTGTTCTTGTTACGGCGGTATTCCAGGTCTTGGAAACTTATGGACTGTAGAAGAATTAGAAGAAGAAGCATACATTAATTCCGTATCCACTGTAAACCCTGAAGGCATTATTCCTAATGAAGATGTACCTCATCTCGAAAGCAGAGTAAGACCTATCAGTGAATCTATGGATATTGATTTAATGATTCCAGGTTGCCCACCTCGTTCTGATGTTGTAGCAGAAGCTATTTTAACATTATTAAGAGGAGAAACCATCGAATTACCTTCAACTAACCTTTGTGAAGTATGTCCTAGAGAAAAACCACCTGCTGGTTTAGCTATGGACTTCATTAAAAGACAATTTGAATTAGGAGCTCCTGAACCTGATTTATGTTTAATTACTCAAGGTTTAGTATGTATGGGTCCTGCTACCGTATCCTTATGTGGTGCAGAATGCCCTGCTATCGGTATCCAATGTAGAGGATGTTACGGTCCTACTGCTAAAGTATTAGATCAAGGAGCTAAAATGATTAGTGCGATTGCATCTGACTATGGTGTACAAGAAGATAAAACTGTTGATCCAGAAACAGTTGCTGATCAGTTAGATGATATTGTAGGTACTTTCTATACTTACACATTGCCTGCTGCTTTAGTACCAATGAAAATGCAGAAAGGAGGAGAATAA
- a CDS encoding hydrogenase iron-sulfur subunit: MADDVKIVMFCCNWCSYGGADTAGTARMQYPPNIRVIRVMCSGRIDPQFVLKAFKEGADGVFVAGCHMGDCHYDAGNYKLDRRMRLIYKLVEDMGIGKERVHHDWISASEGEKFSEAVKMMVNRIKELGPAPLKQQLDAER; the protein is encoded by the coding sequence ATGGCTGATGATGTAAAAATTGTAATGTTTTGTTGCAACTGGTGTTCCTATGGAGGAGCAGACACAGCAGGTACTGCACGTATGCAATACCCACCGAATATTAGAGTTATTCGTGTAATGTGTTCTGGAAGAATTGACCCACAATTTGTTTTAAAAGCATTTAAAGAAGGTGCTGACGGTGTATTTGTAGCTGGGTGTCACATGGGTGACTGCCACTATGATGCAGGTAACTACAAATTAGATCGTAGGATGAGATTAATCTATAAATTAGTTGAAGATATGGGAATTGGAAAAGAAAGAGTTCACCATGATTGGATTTCCGCATCTGAAGGTGAAAAATTCTCTGAAGCTGTTAAAATGATGGTTAACAGAATCAAGGAATTAGGTCCAGCTCCATTAAAACAACAATTAGATGCTGAAAGATAA
- a CDS encoding SufD family Fe-S cluster assembly protein, translating into MVLKDVLSVRNVYEDAARAKDKKAAIGVDINIENFTEETVNAIDMIDALDDVNKSTKNDLLKVGVDTEEENRAGSYFQVDQSNVFTNNSMSKSIELMNIGIALEKYNWLEDYLWQVVKPDADKYTAKTALVEQEKGVNSGYFIRSLPGTKEVMPVQACMFISDQDVMQTVHNVIIAEENSELHLITGCATSHDVSSALHIGISEIYLKPGSKITFTMVHDWAEDVEVRPRTGINLADNSTYINNYILTSPVRTIQSYPTAYCNGENSRAIFQSIQGGKKNSIIDVGSRALLNAKGARAEVISRAVSQDQSHIYSRGHLAGFVPDVRGHLECHGLVLDDESFIYAVPELEASSANLEMSHEAAVGKISEDEINYLTSRGITEEDAESMIVRGFLNMDITGLPDELAEQTQKMIDMSVEGM; encoded by the coding sequence ATGGTTTTGAAGGATGTGTTGAGTGTGCGCAATGTTTATGAGGATGCTGCAAGGGCAAAAGATAAAAAAGCAGCTATTGGTGTGGATATTAATATTGAAAATTTCACTGAAGAAACAGTTAATGCTATTGATATGATAGATGCATTAGACGATGTTAATAAAAGCACTAAAAATGATTTATTGAAAGTTGGTGTAGATACCGAGGAGGAGAACAGGGCAGGTTCTTATTTCCAGGTGGATCAAAGTAATGTATTTACAAATAATTCCATGTCTAAATCAATCGAACTTATGAACATTGGAATTGCTTTAGAAAAGTATAATTGGTTGGAGGATTATCTCTGGCAAGTTGTAAAACCTGATGCTGATAAATATACTGCAAAAACTGCTTTGGTTGAACAGGAAAAAGGAGTTAATAGCGGATACTTTATTAGATCACTTCCAGGAACCAAAGAGGTCATGCCTGTTCAAGCATGCATGTTTATTAGTGACCAGGATGTTATGCAAACTGTTCATAATGTAATTATTGCTGAAGAAAATTCTGAATTGCATTTAATCACTGGCTGTGCTACTAGTCATGATGTAAGTTCCGCATTGCATATAGGTATTTCTGAAATTTATTTAAAACCTGGGTCTAAAATTACTTTCACCATGGTTCATGATTGGGCTGAGGATGTTGAAGTTAGACCTAGAACTGGTATAAACTTAGCAGATAATTCAACTTATATTAACAACTATATTCTAACAAGTCCTGTTAGAACTATCCAGTCTTATCCTACTGCATACTGTAATGGTGAAAATTCAAGAGCCATTTTCCAAAGTATTCAGGGGGGCAAAAAGAATTCTATTATTGACGTAGGTTCCAGAGCACTTTTAAATGCTAAAGGAGCTCGTGCTGAAGTTATTTCAAGGGCCGTGTCCCAAGATCAATCTCATATTTATTCAAGAGGTCACCTAGCAGGTTTTGTTCCTGATGTTAGAGGACACTTAGAATGCCATGGATTAGTTTTAGATGATGAAAGTTTCATTTATGCGGTTCCTGAGCTTGAAGCCAGTTCTGCAAATCTTGAAATGTCTCATGAAGCTGCGGTTGGTAAAATTTCTGAAGATGAAATTAACTATCTAACTTCCAGAGGTATTACAGAAGAAGATGCTGAATCAATGATTGTTCGAGGATTTTTAAACATGGATATTACTGGCCTTCCTGATGAATTAGCTGAGCAAACTCAAAAAATGATTGATATGAGTGTTGAGGGAATGTAA
- the sufC gene encoding Fe-S cluster assembly ATPase SufC produces MLLEIENLAVEVAGKEVLKNINLSIEEGETHVLLGPNGAGKSTLFLTILGFPQYDIVQGSIKFKGQDITDLDTADRVKLGIGVSFQSPPSIRGVSVRDLIKIISNQDIKEDLNPRMQELAEQLKFSDEFLSRDVNYGFSGGEVKRSEILQLLAQMPDFTMFDEPDSGVDIENVELLASEIRTLLDKEKPQGTRKRSGLLITHLGYILNFVNADKAHVLMNGVIACSGNPLEILEDIRQNGFEGCVECAQCL; encoded by the coding sequence ATGTTACTTGAAATTGAAAATTTGGCTGTTGAAGTAGCTGGAAAAGAAGTTTTAAAGAACATCAATCTTTCAATTGAGGAAGGGGAAACCCATGTTCTTTTAGGACCTAATGGTGCAGGTAAAAGTACTTTATTTTTAACAATTTTAGGTTTTCCACAGTATGACATTGTTCAGGGTTCTATTAAATTCAAAGGTCAGGATATTACTGATTTGGATACTGCAGATAGAGTAAAACTAGGTATTGGGGTAAGTTTCCAATCTCCACCTTCTATTAGGGGGGTGTCTGTTAGAGATTTAATTAAGATAATTTCTAATCAAGATATAAAAGAGGATTTAAATCCAAGAATGCAAGAATTGGCTGAACAATTAAAATTCAGTGACGAATTTTTAAGTAGGGATGTTAATTATGGGTTCTCAGGAGGGGAAGTAAAGCGTTCCGAAATATTACAATTACTTGCACAAATGCCGGATTTCACAATGTTTGATGAACCTGATTCTGGTGTGGATATTGAAAATGTAGAATTATTAGCTTCAGAAATTAGAACTTTACTTGATAAAGAGAAACCACAAGGTACAAGAAAAAGAAGCGGTCTTTTAATTACTCATTTAGGTTATATTTTAAACTTTGTAAATGCTGATAAAGCCCATGTTTTAATGAATGGTGTTATTGCTTGTTCAGGTAATCCTCTAGAAATTCTCGAAGATATTAGGCAAAATGGTTTTGAAGGATGTGTTGAGTGTGCGCAATGTTTATGA